The nucleotide sequence GCCTGCTCTGTTTACGAGCATGAATACTCAGTTCTTCTGTAGGAGTCATTTTGGAAGAAAGAAATGCACTAGCCAAGCAAAAATCTACTTAATTTGGGCATCGCAGGGGAGGGTGCTTGTAGGGATGCTAGTGTTTTGGGATTGAGTTTGTGGAGGCTGGACATGTGATGGTGTTGGATTTGGTGGTGAAGATGACCAAGGAGTTACAAGTCAGGAGGGGAAGTAAGCTTGCAGCCCATGTGGGGAGAGAAGGTAAGCAGGGGCTAGATTCACCTAATGAATGGATGTTTGAGCACTTAGCATACAATCTAAACCAGCCATGAACAAGTGTCCCGCTTTAACAATACGGCCATCTTGAACCTGTCATCTTTTTGGTGATGGGTTGCCAGTGCACACCTGGTGATCTCCTGGCAAACGGGACACCACCTTCTTGAAATTGCCTCTCATTGGTTTGGTGACACTTGGGGTTCCTGGTTTGTTTACCTCTTGGGTTCCTTTGCTGCCGTTTCTCTTGTAATAGCCATGCTCCCCAGTGACCATGCTGTGAAGTATATTAGATGCTTTATCCTTCTGGTAGACCATCCCACCACATTCTATGCCCCTCTGCTCCCTGTCCCCACTTCAGTCTCCTGCAAGCTCCCCCAGAGCAATAGCTTTTCTCTGATTTCTGAAAATCCCCAAGCAAAATCAAAACTTTGATTATCTCTGTAGATAACTCAATTCTCCTTTGCTGGTCCAGTTGGTTTCCCAGCAGTGTGTGGAATTCTCAACTCCAACATCTCTGTTGTTGCAAATTATCTATGCTCCAAATGCAACAATTTCCTTTCGAAATATTTCTTTGTTCTAGTTCTCAGAAAAGACACAGccattcctgcagctgcctgggcCAGGCTTTGCATATTGTCCtggcccccactccctccccttgttGCCCAGTTGGGTTTGTCTCCTTCCTCGCTAGACCTGGTGTCTGGTGTCTTCTCTTGACACCGCTGTCCACTGGGCTGGCTTCCCTGGCGTTGGTCTAGCTGTGATGACGGCTAGCTGTGGTGAGAACCTTGCTCATGAATAGGGTGGGTTTTGCCTGAGCCACAACTGTCTTATGAACCTGAAACTTGCCTGGAAAAATACGTTGAGTCCCCATGGTGCATGTGTTAGGATTCTCCTTGAGAGGCCTCCGTTCTCCCACGGGGTGTCTCCTCCGCTGACTGATCCGCAGTACCCACGGTGGCCTGGCCTTTGGTGGACTCTTGACTTCCGTGGAACCCTTACCCtattttactttcttccttttaaaaaaaaacaacattttatcGGGATCGCTTACAGATACAACAGTCcttaattcagttagatcaagcataattgtacaattagtaccgccataattttcaaaacattttctttcttgaactgcTATGGgctccccctttatcccctcccccccaccctgctCACCCCTCACCATAGTTTTCAACAGAGTCCATGCTTAAGCAGATTCTTTAGTATGGGAAGAACTGCGTACTCTTCATTTTAGTCTGTTTATCTAATTACAAAGTATTTGTGTATTGTAGAAAATCTTTTCAAACAGGAGGCTAGAAGAAAAATGATTACATGGGACACTTGTATTTCCTCGACCATGCTTGGAACACTTGGACATTTGTCTGTCCTGTGGCTCTCTGTCCCTTGTATCCATGGGGTTGTCTTCTTGTTTTTATTGTAACAGTACCCATGACAAAACATACACCGGCTCAACAGCTTCTCCATGTGTACTTCAGTGTGCATATACATTTTACAAATAACATGTCAGTGTATTCTAGGTATAGTTTCATGCCCTCacttttaaaaacaatcattgtactgggggctcatacaactcttatcacaatccatacatccatccattgtataaagcacatctgtacattcgtttccctcattctcaaaacatttgctctccacataagcccctgaattcagctcatcattttcccctccttccccacttcccctccctcatgaacccttgataatttataaattattttgtcatgtcttacactgtccgacgtctcccttcacccacttttctgttgtccgtcccccagggaagaggttatatgtacatccttgtcatcagttccccttttctattccaccctccctatacccttccagtatcgccactctcaccactggtcctgaaggggtcatctgtcctggattccctgtgttgccagttcctatctgtaccagtgaacatcctccaaTCTCATGCCTTCACTTTTTCACTTAAGTGCATATTGGGGGCACTTTCCGCAATGAAAGCATGAGTTTAGATGCCTGCatagcagtccctcttggattttgCGCTCTGTTAACTTTTGCAGCTCGTTCTAAAAAGCCCATCCTAATCTGggcaatgtgtttgttcttcagcTAGGAGAGGAGTTCAGCTGCAGAGTGTCTACTGTGGTTGAACAACACAAAGCAAGGGAGGCACCTGACTGGAATACTGGGATTCATCTGCTTTCGTGCAAAAGATTGTGTTTGGGGGCTGCTGCTCCTGATCATTTGCTCTCTCATTGTAAGGATCAGGCATGAGAAATGAAGGGCTCAGTCCCTGTTGTTTTTCCCTTAGGTGGTTCGAGGGCACTACAAAGGCCAGCAAATCGGCAAGGTGGTCCAGGTGTACCGAAAAAAGTACGTCATCTACATCGAGCGGGTGCAGCGCGAGAAAGCCAATGGCACCACTGTCCATGTGGGCATTCACCCGAGCAAGGTACCGTCCAACACTACGCGGTGGCAGCGGCAGGGTTGTACAATGTTACTGTTAGAGCTTTccagggctgggtggccccgtgCACAGGTGATGGCAGTCAGACCTGCCCGTGCTGGGCCAGGCTGGTTGAGTGAGAGTTGAGGATCTCTATTCTTCCCCTTGGTGTTGGTGACAGGAAGGGCTCCAGACCCTTACCCCAGCCACGTAAGAGACACTGCCCTTTGCCCTCCCTGGTTGTGGATTGTGTCACAGAGTCTCCCCTTGCAGTGACTTCTTCCCAGATTCTGGAGGGAAGGTTAGTTGGGGTCATACTGATCTTTTTATTGCCCGGTAGTTGGTGGGAATGCCAAGAATTTTAAAGCCCTGATGGCAAGTAAATGATGGACAATCAGAAACACACCAGTAGTGGTAACTTTTGTCCAGACCAAATGTTCACAACCCACACTTCCTAAAGCCTCAAGAATTGGGGGGGAGACCAGGGAGCAGAAGGCGCTGAAACCTCTGTTGCTCAGGCAAGCGCCAGTGTAAAGGGGGACCGTGGTTCTAAGTGCTTTCCACTTAAACACGATtaaagattgggggggggggtttctcaCTTCTCACAGGTGGTCATCACCAGGCTGAAGTTAGACAAAGATCGGAAAAAAATTCTTGAACGCAAAGCCAAATCTCGACaggttgggaaagagaaaggcaaATACAAGGAAGAGCTCATTGAGAAAATGCAGGAATGAACACAGGCTGCCGTGGAACACAGCTGCGTGGTAGATGTCTGGCCGGATGCGTGTTTCTTGGGAACTTTCCTCAAGATGCGTCTGGAACGTTTCGTTTCCCTCTTGTTCAGCGATGGGTGTGTGGCTTTGTAACTCTGCCTTTGCCATTTCAGTTAATTTTATGAGTAAAAATTTGGAATGTTTCCTCACTGCAAGTGGTGTTTTCAGTGTTTGTAAATAAAATCCATCTATCAAGTTCCCTTGTCAATCTGTGTAATCTGTTGGACACCAAAATGGTATTTCTGGTCCAGCTTGGACCTGCATGATGGGGTGGGAAGACGGGGCAGCTGGCCCACTCAGCCTGGATCTGGTGCTGCCCTGTGCTCCCCCTGCCCGCTGACCTAATCCAGTATCCTCTGCTCCCTCCTCAGAGTCTTGACTGTGCAGATACCATTTCCATGTGACTGATCCAGCTCATCCTGGTTAATGCACTTTCCAACATGGAAAACGTC is from Tenrec ecaudatus isolate mTenEca1 chromosome 2, mTenEca1.hap1, whole genome shotgun sequence and encodes:
- the RPL26L1 gene encoding ribosomal protein uL24-like; amino-acid sequence: MKFNPFVTSDRSKNRKRHFNAPSHVRRKIMSSPLSKELRQKYNVRSMPIRKDDEVQVVRGHYKGQQIGKVVQVYRKKYVIYIERVQREKANGTTVHVGIHPSKVVITRLKLDKDRKKILERKAKSRQVGKEKGKYKEELIEKMQE